A stretch of DNA from Phycisphaerae bacterium:
TTATAGAAAGTCCGATGGAAAGGACCAGTACCGGCAGGAGTTAATTTCCAAGCACTTCTCTGCCGTGGACGGCGGCATGGTGACGGAAACCTTCACGACCGTCGCGGATGGACGCTACCTATACAATATGACCGAGAAGGACGGACTTTACCGCGGAACCAAGCGCGAACAGAAAAACTCGGGCATCGAATTGGGCGGTCAGGCCCTGTTCGACTATCTCGACGATAACTACCTCCTCAACGCTCAGCCCGAGGGCGAGCTTGACGGCCGACCAGTGTGGATCATAACCGGCACATCCATTGCCAGCCGCCTCAAACGCCATATCACTTTCTATATCAGCAAGGAGTGGGGACTGCTGCTGAAGCGGGAGGTGGAGAGCGCACGACCCGGTGCCGACCTGCCGGATTCCCTGCTCACACTCTCTGACATTGAGATGAACGTCAAGCCGGACAAGTCGCTCTTCGAGTTCAATCCGCCGCCCGGTGTTGACATTAAGGACAAGACGACGAGCTAAGCCGCCGCACGTTCCGAGGAACGACGCGAATTCGGCGGCCACCGACGATTGCACGAATCCACTGATCCCCCGGGCGGCACGATGGGCCGGGCCGCCTGGGCTTTCGGGACCGATGCGTCCCGCCCTTCAACAAGGAAAGGACTGGACCCATGCCCTCTCGACGACACTCCATCCGCTGGTCTCGTCTCTGGACGTCGGGCCTGGTTATCGCCGGCTTTGCCGGCGCGGCGCTTGCCGAATCTCCCGGCGAATCCGCCTGGCGGCAATGGGGCGGCACCAACCAGGATTTCAAGGCCTCGGCCGCGGGGCTCGCCGACAACTGGCCGGAGTCCGGTCCGCCCAAGGTCTGGGAACGAGAACTCGGTGACGGCTACTCCGCGATCCTCTTCGAAGACGGCGTCCTCTACACCATGTATCGCGCCTCGGAAGACAAGGAAGCGGTCATCGCCCTCAAAGCCGACACCGGCGAAACCGTCTGGGAATACCGCTATGAGTCCGCCGTGAAGGAAGGCCACGTCAAGGACTTCGGCTCGGGCCCGCGCTCCACACCGCTCATCGTCGAGGATCGGCTCTACACCATCGGCATCGCCGGCAAGATGCACTGCCTCGATAAGTTCACCGGCAAGCCGCATTGGCATAAGAACCTCTGGGACGATCTGGGCGGCAATTTCCTCATGCATGGCTACGCGTCCAGTCCCATCGCGTACAAGAACACGGTCATTGCGCTTGTTGGCGCCAAGGACCAGAGCATCGTCGCCTTCGATCAGAAGGACGGATCCGTGAAGTGGAAGTCGGCGAGCTTCGAGAACGGCTACTCGACGCCCCGCCTGTTCAGGATCGACGGCGAGGACCATCTCGTCACGTTCATGGCCACCGAGATTGTCGGGCTGGAACCCGCCACCGGCGAGATCAAATGGAGCTTCCCCCAGGAGAATCAGTGGAAGCAGAACATCTGCATGCCCACCTTGGCCTCCGGCAACATCCTGTTCTTCTCCTCACCCGATGCCGGCGCACACGGGCTGAAGATCGAACGTACCGGCAGTCAATACAGCGTCAGCGAAGTCTGGTCGACACGGAAAATTCAGTTCTATCACGTCACCTCCGTCGCCAACGGAGACTTCGTGTATGGCTGCACCGGCACCCAGGGCACATTCTTTATCGCCGCGGTGAACATGAAAACCGGGGACATCGCCTGGCGGAAGCGCGGATTCAGCAAGGCCAACGTCATCCAGGCCGACGGCAAGCTCATCATCCTGGACGAAGACGGGAATCTGGCTCTGGCTGCGGCAACGCCCGAGGACTTTACGGTCCTCGCCAAGTTCCAGCTATTCGATGACGTATCCTGGACGGTACCGACGGTCGCCGGGAAGTACCTGTTCGCGCGGGATAAGAAGTCGATCAAGGCCCTGAACCTGGGCTGACCAACTCACGTGTTTCGCGGGGGCCGATACCGGGACGCATCAAGCCGGGATGGTCGCCGTCAGGTTGAATCGTCCGTTGTGCGACCACACGATGCGGCTCACCGCCGTCTGTGAGGACTTCATCCAGCCGCGCGAGTTGCTCCGCCCATCGGAACTTATGGGCTACGAGCGCACGACCGGCTGCACCGATGCGATCGCGCAGGGTCGCATCCAGAAGCAGACGCACCACACGGACGGCGAAGTCCGTTGCCTCCGCCGCAATGCAGTAGTCATGATCGGCGCGCCCGTCGATTCCCTCGGCAGCGCCGGGCGTGAGCACAACCGGCACGCCCTCCGCCATCGCTTCCAGAACCTTGTTCTGCAGCCCTCGGGCGATGCGCAGCGGCGCGACACTCACGTCCGTCCGGCGGACCTCGGCCTGGACATCCGCGACCGCACCAACGACCTCCACACCGGGAAAACTCACCAGCCGCCGCACGGCGCGCACCGGACGATGACCGACGATGCGGAACCGTGCCTCGGGAAATCGGGCGCGAATCGCAGGCCAGGACGTGCGCACAAACCACGTCACGGCGTCGACATTGGGAAGATAGTCCATCGCCCCGACGAAGCCGATGACCGGACCGTCATCGTCGTGCGCACTTCGCGCGGCCACACCCCACTCGCCAAGTGTCACGCCGTTCCCCATGATTTGAACCCGGCGACGCAAGTGCAACGGCAGGTGCGAAGCCTCGGCTTCGGTAATCAGCAATGTCGCGTCGAACGCGGTAATCCAAGATCGCTCCCGGCGCCCAAGCCGCCGTCCCTCGATTTCATAAAGCGACGACATCAGACCTCGCCCGAACCGTGCGTAGTCCTGCCATTTCAGGCTGTCCAGATCGCACAGGTCGAGGATCCGCCGCCCGGCAGGAACGCCAAGCGCATAAGACGCCATGCTCGACGAATAGGCGAACACGGCATCAAACCTCGTGCGTGCGGACCACGCCGCCAGCGCTGTCCGCATGGCATGCGACCAGAAATAACCCTCCGTCAGCGTTCGCCCTCGAGCCAACGCAACCAAGGCCCGCAACTTCGCCCATGCCGGCCGCAATCGGACGACCTCCACTTCCGCGCACCAGCGCCGCAGGGAATCCACGTGCCGCCCGTCCTCGCCCCGGTCCGCAAACGCCGCGCACCAGATTTCGTGTTTTGTCGAGAGATGCTCGATTTGCCGGAATGCGCGAAGCTTGTCGCCCTTGTTTGGCGGGTAGGGGACACGATGGGCCAAGTACAGAATCCGCACGATTGTCACCCTGGAAAGTGCTTCGTCAGCCGGCCGCCGAGCGCCGTCGTCAACGCAAGTGGCAGGTGACGCCAAATGTGCCGTGCCAGGGCATACCGCCCGCTCGACGGGGACGACGCCGGGGCGTGCTCACCCGGAGGACAATAGGTCTGATACCCAAGCGGTCGCGGTGTAAAGCCCTGAAAGCGCTTGAAGTCACAACTGCCCGCGTTGTCGCGTCGCGACCGGCCGAAATCGAATGCGCGATACCCCTCTTCGACCGCCCGTTCCATCACGCTCATGTAGATGAAGTTTGCCGCGTGACAGACCTTGGCCGATGGCGTCGATCCAAAGAAATAGGGCATGACCCGATCGCCGTGGAGAAACGTCACCAAC
This window harbors:
- a CDS encoding PQQ-binding-like beta-propeller repeat protein, with protein sequence MPSRRHSIRWSRLWTSGLVIAGFAGAALAESPGESAWRQWGGTNQDFKASAAGLADNWPESGPPKVWERELGDGYSAILFEDGVLYTMYRASEDKEAVIALKADTGETVWEYRYESAVKEGHVKDFGSGPRSTPLIVEDRLYTIGIAGKMHCLDKFTGKPHWHKNLWDDLGGNFLMHGYASSPIAYKNTVIALVGAKDQSIVAFDQKDGSVKWKSASFENGYSTPRLFRIDGEDHLVTFMATEIVGLEPATGEIKWSFPQENQWKQNICMPTLASGNILFFSSPDAGAHGLKIERTGSQYSVSEVWSTRKIQFYHVTSVANGDFVYGCTGTQGTFFIAAVNMKTGDIAWRKRGFSKANVIQADGKLIILDEDGNLALAAATPEDFTVLAKFQLFDDVSWTVPTVAGKYLFARDKKSIKALNLG
- a CDS encoding TIGR03087 family PEP-CTERM/XrtA system glycosyltransferase, which produces MAHRVPYPPNKGDKLRAFRQIEHLSTKHEIWCAAFADRGEDGRHVDSLRRWCAEVEVVRLRPAWAKLRALVALARGRTLTEGYFWSHAMRTALAAWSARTRFDAVFAYSSSMASYALGVPAGRRILDLCDLDSLKWQDYARFGRGLMSSLYEIEGRRLGRRERSWITAFDATLLITEAEASHLPLHLRRRVQIMGNGVTLGEWGVAARSAHDDDGPVIGFVGAMDYLPNVDAVTWFVRTSWPAIRARFPEARFRIVGHRPVRAVRRLVSFPGVEVVGAVADVQAEVRRTDVSVAPLRIARGLQNKVLEAMAEGVPVVLTPGAAEGIDGRADHDYCIAAEATDFAVRVVRLLLDATLRDRIGAAGRALVAHKFRWAEQLARLDEVLTDGGEPHRVVAQRTIQPDGDHPGLMRPGIGPRETRELVSPGSGP
- a CDS encoding outer membrane lipoprotein carrier protein LolA, coding for MKSHILWSALFLIGIAVNTSAQESAPPAKAPELSTIEKEITAAWKKVDSFRAKVTLDVNLQASTGMSQHLSEGTVVYRKSDGKDQYRQELISKHFSAVDGGMVTETFTTVADGRYLYNMTEKDGLYRGTKREQKNSGIELGGQALFDYLDDNYLLNAQPEGELDGRPVWIITGTSIASRLKRHITFYISKEWGLLLKREVESARPGADLPDSLLTLSDIEMNVKPDKSLFEFNPPPGVDIKDKTTS